A segment of the Leptolyngbya sp. NIES-3755 genome:
GATGCAGCTTCCCTGCCACAACACCATTTCGCGTCCGGTTTGCGCCATCACATATCGACCTAGATTGCGATCGGGTGCGAAGATAATCGGCTGAGCCGCAGGAATTTGATTCACGATTTTGACCGCGTTGGCACTCGTGCAGATGATGTCACTCATTGCTTTGATGTCTGCGGTGCAATTTATGTAAGAAATTACCAAATGATCTGGGTATTTCGCCTTAAACTGCGCGAATTCATTCGGAGGGCAGCTATCCGCGAGTGAGCATCCTGCATTCAGATCTGGTAGTAAAACGAGCTTATTTGGGTTGAGAATTTTCGCGGTTTCTGCCATGAAGTGAACGCCTGCAAAAACAATAACATCGGCATTCGTTTGAGCGGCTTGTTGAGATAGACCCAGCGAATCCCCAAGATAATCAGCAACATCCTGAATATCCGGATCTTGGTAATAGTGTGCCAAAATCACCGCATTCAATTCGCGTTTGAGATCTGCGATCGCGCCGAATAAGTCGCGGGGCAGTGCAGGTTTTACTGGAGCAGCAGTCGTAAACATAGCGCGATCGGTTCAGTAGAGAGTTTCGATAATTATAGTCTAAATTACCAAAAACAAAAATGCTATTTTGGATATTCTTACCAAGACTAATAA
Coding sequences within it:
- a CDS encoding quinolinate synthetase (similar to AA sequence:cyanobase_aa:LBDG_42400), yielding MFTTAAPVKPALPRDLFGAIADLKRELNAVILAHYYQDPDIQDVADYLGDSLGLSQQAAQTNADVIVFAGVHFMAETAKILNPNKLVLLPDLNAGCSLADSCPPNEFAQFKAKYPDHLVISYINCTADIKAMSDIICTSANAVKIVNQIPAAQPIIFAPDRNLGRYVMAQTGREMVLWQGSCIVHETFSEKKMVQLKIQHPEAEVIAHPECEEAVLRHADYIGSTTALLKYCQKSDRPSFIVVTEPGIIHQMQKAAPDKQFIPAPPLNNCACNECPHMRLNTLEKLYLAMKHRSPEITLPESTRIAALRPIQKMLSMSV